The Solanum pennellii chromosome 11, SPENNV200 sequence GAGTGTAGTAGAGGATGTGTTAGTGCAAGTAGGTTCATTGATTTTTCCAGTAGATTTTGTGGTCTTGGACTTTGAACCCGATCCTAAAGTCCAATTCATTATGGGAAGTCCTTTCTTTTCTATGAGTCAGGCACTGATTGATGTAGCAGCTTGCCAATTGACTATGAGGGCACATGATAAGGTTGAGGTATTTGAGGTTTAGCTCCCTTTTATATTACCCTCTATTTATGAATAGTAGTTTGCTATTACAGTGGTTGATCAGATAGTAGATTCATCGTTAGTAGTGCCTGATGACCCTTTAGAAAGAGTATTACTGGGTCATAAGAAAGATGAAGACATAGAGGCCCAAGAATTAGAAACATGTTTAAATCTGGAAAGTAAAGCCTCACAAGCGAAGAATGGAACCATTAGAGCATGAGTTAAGGCAACCACCCAAACCCTCCATTGAGGAGACTCCAGAGATGGAATTAAAAACACTACCAACTCATCTTAGGTATGCATTTTTGGGTACTAATgattttttacctattatacaTTCTGCAGAGTTATTTGAAATATAGGTTGATGTGGCATTAAGGATCCTAAAGCGGAGAAAGAAGGCGATTAGATTGTAGATGGTTGATATTCATGAGATTAGTTTGGCGTTGTGTATGCACAAAAACTATATGGAAGAAGGTCACAAACATAGTACACAACATCAACGTCGACTCAGACCGTTGATGAAAGAAGTGAGAGAAAAGGTAATAAAGTGGTTAGAAGCTAGAATATGTACCCAATCGCTAGTAGTAAGTGGGTAAGTCTGGTGCAATGTGTTCTCAAGAAGGGAGGTATGACTTTAGTAAGGAATGAAAAGAGTGAGTTGATTCCTACTAGAAGAGTGACAAGGTGGAGAActtgtatggattaccgtaaattaaatgatgattcCTGAAAAGATCACTACCTCGCTCCCTTCATTGATTAGATTCTTGACCGACTAGCAGGATAAGAGTATTATTGTTTCTTAGGAAGAAACTCTGGTTACAACCAGATCTTGATTGTACCTGAGGATCAGTAGAAGACTACGTTCACTTGTCCTTATGACTCATATGCTTTCAAACGTATGTCATTCAGACTTTTCAATGTACCGACAACATTTCAAAGGTGTATGATGGCCATTTTTCATGACATGGTGGAAGAATTTGTAGGagtgttcatggatgatttctcagtctttcaaaagttttttgaGGTATGTCTCTAGAATCTTGATAAGGTACTTGATAGATGTGAAGAAGATAACTTAGTTCTGAACTGGGAGAAGTGTCATTTTTTGGTTAGAGAAGGGATTGTTATGGGACAGATTTAGAGGTTGATAAGGCCAAGGTGGAAGTCATTGAGAAATTTCCCCCTCCTGTTTCAATAAAAGGCGTGCGTACTTTTCTTGTCCATGCAGGTTTTTACTGGAaattcatcaaggatttttccaAGATTGCACGACCTATGTGCAGTATTTTAGAGAAGGAGGTGAAATTTGAATTGGATGCAGTGTGTTTGAGAGCTTTTGAGATGTTGAAAAAGAACTTGATTGAGGCTCCCATTCTAATTTTTTCCTGATTAGGAATTACTATTTGAACTTATGTGTGATACGTTTGATGTAGCAGCGGGTGCAGTGTTGAGACAGAAAAAGAGTAAAGTGTTCCGCTCTATTTATTATGCAAGCAAGACCCTTGACACTAACAAGGTAATTACACAGTGACTGAGAAGGAGATGCTAGCGCTAGTGTTCACCTTCAACAAGTTCATATCATACTTGGTAGGCACCAAAGTAATTGTTTTCACTGACCTTGCAGCTATCAGCATTTACTCAATAAGAAGGATGCTAAACTAAGGTTGATTCATTGGATATTGTTTCTCCAGAAGTTTGACCTTGAGATCAAAGATAGAAAAGGTACTGAAAACTAGATAACTTATAACTTATCTAGGTTAGAGGACTTCTCACACATATATGAGGGTGAGAATATTGAGGAAGAGTTTCTGGATGAACAATTGATGGAACTAGATATCTCTCAAGTTCCATAGTATGCGGATATTATGAACTTGATACTGAGTGGAGTGTATCCTCCGGGTGCAACTactcaaaaaaaggaaaagctaaatcatgatttcatgttCTAAATATGGGATGAACCATAGCTTTTTTCAAGCAAGGTGTCAATCGGGTAGTGAAAAGGTCCATTCTGGAGTGTGAGGTTAACAAAGTGCTAGAGACTTGTGATGCCAACCCATATGGAGGACACCATAGAGAAGAGTGCACTGCTTATAAGGTACTATAATATGGATTCTTTTGGCCCTCGCAATTTAAAGATTCTATTGCTTTTGTGAAGGGTTGTGACAGATGCCAAAGGTTGGGCACTATCTTAAAAAGACACGAGATGCCATTAAACAACATTTTGGAGGTGGAAATCTTTTACGTATGGATATTGAATTCATGGGTCCCTTCCCACCAACTAAGGGAAGTCTATACATTATTGTGGTTGTGGATTATGTGAGTAAATGGGTTGAGGATGTCC is a genomic window containing:
- the LOC107003846 gene encoding uncharacterized protein LOC107003846, which produces MAIFHDMVEEFVGVFMDDFSVFQKFFERRDCYGTDLEVDKAKVEVIEKFPPPVSIKGVRTFLVHAGFYWKFIKDFSKIARPMCSILEKEELLFELMCDTFDVAAGAVLRQKKSKVFRSIYYASKTLDTNKVITHYQHLLNKKDAKLRLIHWILFLQKFDLEIKDRKAFFKQGVNRVVKRSILECEVNKVLETCDANPYGGHHREECTAYKMPKVGHYLKKTRDAIKQHFGGGNLLRMDIEFMGPFPPTKGSLYIIVVVDYVSKWVEDVPLPSSDSRVYGIHQEVATTYNSQMSGKVEVSNREVKKILQKTVNAQRKDSFEK